In the Cucurbita pepo subsp. pepo cultivar mu-cu-16 chromosome LG17, ASM280686v2, whole genome shotgun sequence genome, GAGTTATTTGATTCTAATGAAAGGACTTTGTCAAGATGGTAAGCTTCATGAGGCCATCCATTTGTTGTATTCCATGTTCTGGAGGATTTCTCGAAGGGGTAGTGGTGGGGACATAGTAATTTACAGAACCCTTCTGTTTGCTTTGTGTGATAATGGAGAGATTGAGCAAGCTGTGGAAATACTAGGCAAGATCTTGAAGAAAGGACTGAAATCCCCTAAGCGTGCTCATTACTTGATTGACCTCAACTACTGCAGGATTAGCAAGCTCACCGTCACGGAAATCAAGTGTTTAATCAATGAAGCTTTAATCAAAGGTGGAATTCCCAGTTCAGATAGTTACTGTGCCATGGCTATCGATCTATATAACGAAAACGAGACTGATCAGGGAGATAAAGTTGTTAGCCACATGCTAGCTAAAGGCTTTTGGCCACCATCCTCAGTCTATGAGGCGAAAGCAGCTGCATTATGCAAAGAAGGAAAAGTTGATGATGCAGTGAAGGTTATTGAAGAGGAAACGGTGAAGGGAAGTTGTGTTCCAACCGTTGCGTTGTATAACATCGTTCTGAACGGTCTTTGTAGGGCGGGCAACTCAACAGTGGCTATGGAGTTCTTGAAGAAAATGGTAAAGCAGGTTGGTCTTGTTGCAGACAAGGAAACTTATAGCACTTTAGTACATGGTCTTTGTCGTGAAAATAGGTACATTGAAGCATGTAAGTTGTTGGAGGAGATGGTTATCAAATCTCATTGGCCTTGTTCTAACACATTCAATACACTTATCAGAGGTCTTTGCTCGGTGGGAAAACCATATAAAGCAGTGATGTGCTTGGAAGAAATGATTAGCCAAGGCCAATTGCCTGAACTTTCTGTTTGGAATGCTTTGGTTTCATCTTTGTGTTTCAATGTGGCTGACACTGATATGTGGTCTAAGGTCTTACGACAGATACGAAGTTGTTGATGTTCTGTGCCAGAGTATGTACAGTAAGATATAAATCTCATTTTGGTACCAGATTTTTACATTGATTCAATACTTTCAAGTattcctaaactttaaaaataatcatttcgATCTGGATTGTTAATAATTTAGGTCTGCGGTGTTTTCGCTAGATGGTCTTTGTTAGTAGTGTCATCCTCCCCATTGGCTATATGGGTAGGTTGCCCCTCGTTGCTGCGTTCTGTTAGGCTATGGATTATAGGAACAAATGTAGTTGAGTTAGATAGCAGGCGGGTTACTTGTTTCACTGTATCGAGATGTGAGGTGCAGGTGGTGATGATCATCCTGGGGGTATGCGCGGGAGCCCTTGATAGGCACTCTAGGACCTGTCAATGCTCATGAAAGTCCAAGTCAATCATCCATTCATTCAACCGAAGGTGTGGATAACGAGGCCACCTTTACAGGTATGCACAGGAGCCCTTGATAGGTACTCTAAGATCTACCAACGCTCATGAAAACTCAAGTCAATCCTCCATTCATTCGACCCAAGTCAATCCTCCATTCATTCGACCAGAGGTGTAGATAACAAGGCCACCTTTACAACCTTCCCCCTCATGTCCCTATGTTGTAAGGTAGGGCGGTTCGCCTGGGTAGCTCAACTACCCCTTAGCTCGGTGCTCATGACGTGATCGTTAACAATTTAATAGAGTGATGGCTTTGAAAATAGGTAGATTCATCAGTTGATGTGAGCATGTATTGAAGctatactttaaaatttgtagCTAGAGCTTGAAGTGCattatttgaagttttaaagtTTCTTATTTGTAGCATAACGGTAAGTTGAACGTATCGAGGGAcgaaaaaatacaaaagtatgTATCATATGGTATAGATATATAGAATTGAGGTCTGTTGACACTTGGTAATCCacataaaatagaataatcaAACCATTTTACAATGCATGTTTTCTAATTGTTGCATCATAGCAGCCAAGATGAAGCCAAGAGAGGAATTTCTTAACAGAAAACAACCAAAGAATATCAGGCAATATTGTGAGTATACTAAAGGTTTATAGTTTAAGAGCAGCAATAGCTTCAGGTTTAAAGTCAACTCTAAGACCCAACACACGCCTAACCTCTGCAGGGGTAAGTCTCCAAGTCATAGGTCCTGAGTTCTCACCCCAGAAGTCTAGAATCTCTGAAACCTTCTCCAAGTTGAGAATTGTGGCCATTTGAGTGAGACGAGCGAACTTATCTCTTACAGTTCTCTGAGTCATGCTGGAAAAGTGGCTTACCAACGCCCTTGCATCTCTGTCAAGTTGAAGCCCTCCAAGCTGACTGAATCTCTTCTGCACCATAATCACTTCGAGTCTCTTAACGATGAAATCGATCACCAAATGCACAAACGAGTCGTAGTTATTGGCAGTCATTAGAGGCTGAAGCCATGCCACATTTATCTCCACACCATGGAGAAGTCTTTGGACCCATGGGTCATTCACCTCGTTATCAGCATACTCAGCTTCCGATAGTTCGTAGCTAATTGTTGCAACAGTATCCAAAACAGGACGAATCCGAGGTGTTATAGTCCCGACCAATTGTTCCAGGCCAGCATTCAAAGCTTGCTTGAAAGTGTTGCTCATGTCGCCTAATTCAGACAAGCATGATTTCACTTTTTCTCTGTCCGCAGGTGCGGGAAATACCTGGGAAAAACGGTTCCACTCCACTTGTGTTACATATGTTGGAAATAAACTACAAAATAAACAGTACAAATCTAGGCACTGGGAGAATTCATATGGAACAAAAGAACAGTAAGCCAAGTTATTCAACTGATGTAATTAATTACAGCGACGGACCAGATATGAGAGAGTAGAAAACAGTTAAGATGTCAACTCACCACTGTCATTGCTTCGTTGCCAAAATATTAAACCCAGACATAGAAAATACACAATCAACTTTGGAAGAGGAAATACACAGCATAAAGTAAAACAAGCTTAATTTCCAGATCAATTTGATTCTGAAATACTACATGATAAGATACATTCTAATTAGATAGAATGCAGCTAAAAGAAGATCAGATTGAACTTCTAAACACTGAATTCTACACTAGATAAGGCTGAGACCGAGCAATAATTGTCAATCTTTTCCGGTTAAGCCTGCTTATCATGCAGcagaaggattttttttttttttctttttttttttcttttatacgGCCATTTGGAGTGAAATTGTTCTTATAAGGGTTGAGTTCTTCTGTTGATCAGTAGCCCCGGATGGCATCAATACTTTTGATAAGTTGCAAAGGAGATTTCCTCGCCTTCAGGTCTCCCCAAACAATATGTTTTATGCAATGAGTGAAGAGATTTATCTCATCTCTTTCCACACAGTAACTTCTGCTGCAAAGTTTCAGATTCTTTGGGAATCCGCTGGCTTGGGTGGAATAAGCTAAGACACATTGAAGACTGGATGTTGTAATCACTAACTGGTTGGAGTCTGAAAGGAAAGGTGAAGATGTTGTTGTGGTCCAACATCGTAAAGGCTATTATGtgtttgatttcaaaagaaagaaatgctAGAATTTTTAAAGATATGTACAATCTTTTGCTCACTTTTGTGATCTTGTACAGCTCATGGCCTCTAATTAAAGTAGCCAACACAAATCTTTTGGTAACTACACTACTTTCCTCATCAACTTAGATTGGAACGTGTTTCTGTAAGCTCTAGCCTTCGGGAAACGGACTTTTTGGCCCTTGGCCTGTTAGGTGtttctcttttgttctttcttcttgaatgAAACACTCATCTCTcatcaacaaacaaaataaataaaggttttTCTAGTGCACCGTTGATTCCTTTCAACCCCGAAACAGATTGTAGAATTTCTTAGATAGAAACTAGTCAAAGAGTTTTGACAGTCCTGGCATTCAGAAGTtctattacaaattttttgatGAGGTCTCCATCCCACAGTTCCAGAATCATATGTCTATCAGTTCAATTTCATGTTCACTAAATTCATGCTTTGAACATTTTCCAAATGTGAAACATGTGATGAGAGTACCAAAAGTATAGAGTTGGGGGACTGAGTCTGGTTTGTGACTATTTTCCAGGCATTTGTAAATAAAGATTCTTTTAATTGCCCTTTAGaccttattattttttatttgagcCTCTTTTGTATATTTAGTTCAAGTTGTGGTTTGGCTCCTATTATTGGACCGCAGTTCGTAGGCGCTTTAGTATTCTTTTCCAAGTTACCAATAGGTCACACATAATTTTAGGCTTAGGGACAATAACCAGATTAAGAATGTTGCACACTTGATAACTGAACTACATTTAAACAGAACTAAGGGATATATTCGATTTGAATAGTGAAACTAAAATTGAACATCAGATGAGGAAAATGCAGCTTAATAAACCGTTCTAGTTATATGGTATTGCTATCAGATGTATGACAATGAACTATGCAATTGCAAAAGCATACTCATTTGCCAAGGGTATAAGTTCACGCAACAGATTACAAAGTTAACAAACTGGGTTTGCAATCCTAACCAACCTTTGAAACAATAAACAATGAAAACTAAAAgtgtaaaaaaacaaaaataagttgTGTAATATAGAACAATAATAGTAGTTATCTTTGAAGCAAATGGTAAAGGTGAAGTATAATACCTCCGCACACTGCTCCTCGATCTCATGTTTGAGTTTCAAAACGTATTCACTACTCACGTCCATGTTATTCAAAGCTGTTGCGATCTCCGTCCCCGTCTTCTGTACGCCAACACCACCTAAGAATAGTTTCGCACCTAAATTTGGTTCTCGCATTTTCTGCTGTAATGCCTCTTGGTATTCATTGCTCAATAGACTACTAGCACCACTCAGAACTGCAATCAATGAACTGATATTCGACGTGGATATTGCACGTCTTAAGCAACTCTGAAAAACATAGAACA is a window encoding:
- the LOC111778483 gene encoding pentatricopeptide repeat-containing protein At1g05600 isoform X1 encodes the protein MTVRWPRLLTPTHLSQIIRKQNNPFTAYQLFNEAKCRYPNYQHNGPVYAAMINILGNSGRISEMREVIDQMKVDSCQCKDSIFSFAIKTYASHGLLEEGISLFKSLGGFNCTDRTQTFNTLLEILLNESQLDAACQLFQQSSFGWEVKSRTQSLNLLMQSLCQRGQSELALHVFKEMDYQSCYPNRLSYLILMKGLCQDGKLHEAIHLLYSMFWRISRRGSGGDIVIYRTLLFALCDNGEIEQAVEILGKILKKGLKSPKRAHYLIDLNYCRISKLTVTEIKCLINEALIKGGIPSSDSYCAMAIDLYNENETDQGDKVVSHMLAKGFWPPSSVYEAKAAALCKEGKVDDAVKVIEEETVKGSCVPTVALYNIVLNGLCRAGNSTVAMEFLKKMVKQVGLVADKETYSTLVHGLCRENRYIEACKLLEEMVIKSHWPCSNTFNTLIRGLCSVGKPYKAVMCLEEMISQGQLPELSVWNALVSSLCFNVADTDMWSKVLRQIRSC
- the LOC111778483 gene encoding pentatricopeptide repeat-containing protein At1g05600 isoform X2, whose amino-acid sequence is MINILGNSGRISEMREVIDQMKVDSCQCKDSIFSFAIKTYASHGLLEEGISLFKSLGGFNCTDRTQTFNTLLEILLNESQLDAACQLFQQSSFGWEVKSRTQSLNLLMQSLCQRGQSELALHVFKEMDYQSCYPNRLSYLILMKGLCQDGKLHEAIHLLYSMFWRISRRGSGGDIVIYRTLLFALCDNGEIEQAVEILGKILKKGLKSPKRAHYLIDLNYCRISKLTVTEIKCLINEALIKGGIPSSDSYCAMAIDLYNENETDQGDKVVSHMLAKGFWPPSSVYEAKAAALCKEGKVDDAVKVIEEETVKGSCVPTVALYNIVLNGLCRAGNSTVAMEFLKKMVKQVGLVADKETYSTLVHGLCRENRYIEACKLLEEMVIKSHWPCSNTFNTLIRGLCSVGKPYKAVMCLEEMISQGQLPELSVWNALVSSLCFNVADTDMWSKVLRQIRSC